GAAACAGCACGTTCTCGACGCGCTCGCGGCGATGGCGTCGGGCTCCCGTCTCGAGCCGGGGCGCCTTGCGATCCGCTACGCGCGCGGCCGCGGCGGCAACCCGGAGTGCAGCGTGGCGGCGGGTGGCCTCAAGGTCCCCGCGGAGCTGGCCGCGCTCGCCAACGGCATGCTGGCCCACGCCGACGAAACCGACGACACCCACTGGGAGTCGAAGACTCACCCCGGCTGCGCCATCGTGCCGGCCGCCTTGGCGCTGGCCGAGAAAGAGGGCCGGACGGGCCTGGACCTCCTGCGGGCCGTGGTCGCCGGCTACGACGTCGCCTGCCGCCTCACGCGGGCGCTCGGCAAGGAACACTGGGGGCTTCACAGCACCTACAGCATCGGCGGCACCTTCGGCGCCGCGGCAGCCGCCTGCTGCCTGTGCGGCTTCGACGCCCGCCGAATCCGCTGGGCGCTCTCCTACGCCGCGCAGCAGGCCTCGGGCGTGCTGTCGTGGGTACGCGATTCCGGCCATGTGGAAAAAGCCTTCGATTTCGGCGGCATGCCCGCGCGCAACGGGGTGACGGCCGCGCTCTTCGTTCAATCCGGCTTCACCGCCGTCGACGACGTTTTCGAGGGCGAAAACAATTTCCTCGCCGCCTACTCGCCGGCGCCCCGGCCGCAGGAGCTGATCGAGGGGCTCGGATCGCGTTACGAGATCCTGGCGACCTCGATCAAACGCTTTCCCGTCGGCGCGCCCATCCAGGCCGCCGCGGACGCCGCGCTGCTGATCCTGAAGCGCGATCCGATCTCGCCCGCGGCGATCGAGCAGGTCACGGTCCGGCTTCCCGCCGACCGCGCCGGCGTCGTGAACGACCGCGAGATGCCGGACGTCAATGTCCAGTACATCCTCGCCGTGCTCCTGCTCGACCGGCGGCTCACCTTCGAGTCGGCGCACAGCGCCGAGCGCATGCGCGATCCCGAAGTCCTCGCGTTGAAGGCGCGGGTGCGCCTCGTTCCGGACGAAGAGCTGATGCGCTCGCCGATCCCGCGCCAGGCGATCGTCGAAATCGCGACGCGCGACGGCCGGCTGCTGCGCGAGCACGTGGTCAGCGTTCGCGGCACGCCGCAAAATCCCATGAGCAACGAGGAGGTGGAGGAAAAGGCGCTCGATCTCATGGGCCCTGTCTACGGGGCCGAACGGGCGCGGGAAATCGTCGAGCGCGCGCAACGCCTCGACGAGGCGGGCTCCGTCCTCGATTTCGTCTCGCTCGTCCGGGCCGCGTGACGGCCGCCCGGGCTTGCGGCTCACCGCGTTGCGAGGACGGCCTTGATGAAGCCGCTCTGCTCCAGCTCTTTTACCAGACGGCTGTCGTAGAACTCCTCGGGTTTCGCGCCTTTCGCCTTCGGGAACTGCTTTTCCAGCTCCTGGAGCAGGTTCGCGATCCCCGCCGGATACGGCGGGATGCTGAAGCCGTTGCGAAGGATCAGCTCGTAGGTCTCTTCCAGGACCTCGCGGTCGCTCGTGCGGAAGTACTTGGCCATCGTCTTGAGGGCGAAGGCCTTGTCCCGCCGACCGCGAGCCGCGCCTTCGATGTACGCCCGGAGAAAGCGCCTCACGACGTCCTCGTGGGTTCTCAGGAAACGGCGCGTGGTCACGACGCCGTTGACGTGGTACTCGACGTCGAGCTTGGAGAGATCGAGCAGCTCCTTCAACCTCACCCTCTTCGCCTGCAGCGTCGCCGGCGGGCTGATCGCCGCGGCGTGCACCTTGCCGCTCAGCATGGCGCCGACGGTTTCCGCCGGCCCCCCTGTCTGCACCATGACGATGTCGCGCTCGGGATCGATGCCGTGGAGGCGCAGGGCGATGCGCGAGGCGAGGTCCGACTGCGTGCCGAAGCGCGTCGTGCCGAAGACCCTCCCCCTGAGATCCTCCATCCGCTGGATGTTCGGCTGGCTGAAGATCCACCAGGTGAATTTTTTCGCGATCGTAGCGACGATCACCGTGTCGGTTCCGGACAGAGCCGCCTGGATCGGGCCGGCGCCCCCCGCCTGGATCACGGGCACCTCTCCCGACAGCATCGCCTGGAGCGCGAGCGAGCTTCCGGGAATGCTGATCACCTCCACGTTGAGGCCGTTCTTTTCGTAGTAGCCGCCTTCCTTGGCGAGCCAGAGCGACATTTGCGTGGCCGACGCCGAGCCGCCGCCGACGCGCAGCCGTTCGGCCGCCTTTTCCTGCGCCGCGGCGATCGCGGCCAGAGAGGCCATCCAGGCCAACGCCCAACCGATCGTCGACCAGAACGCGGTCATCACGGTCCTCCTTCGCGCCCGGGCACGAACGCAGTCTCGGCCTTCCGGTTCTCGCCCTGAAGCTTTGCCCGGCACCGGACGCTGTTCCTGTCTACACTCCCGGCTTCTGCGTGCAGCGCGGATGCAGGGCCCCCATCGCGCAGCGCGCGCCCGCCCTCGCCAGCTCCTCCTCGAACTCGCGGTGAATGCGCGGGTCCTCGTCTTCGTATTCGAGCTGAGATCCGCCCTTTTTCACGTCCTCGTCGACGCCGTAGACCTTCCGCAGCCCCTTGAATTTCTTGCCGCTCGCCCGCAGGGCCAGATAGCGCGCCGGCGTGTTCCCGGCGTTGAAATGCTGGT
This Candidatus Zixiibacteriota bacterium DNA region includes the following protein-coding sequences:
- a CDS encoding MmgE/PrpD family protein, with protein sequence MIAEQLSEYIAACPQSELPPGVLLKAKQHVLDALAAMASGSRLEPGRLAIRYARGRGGNPECSVAAGGLKVPAELAALANGMLAHADETDDTHWESKTHPGCAIVPAALALAEKEGRTGLDLLRAVVAGYDVACRLTRALGKEHWGLHSTYSIGGTFGAAAAACCLCGFDARRIRWALSYAAQQASGVLSWVRDSGHVEKAFDFGGMPARNGVTAALFVQSGFTAVDDVFEGENNFLAAYSPAPRPQELIEGLGSRYEILATSIKRFPVGAPIQAAADAALLILKRDPISPAAIEQVTVRLPADRAGVVNDREMPDVNVQYILAVLLLDRRLTFESAHSAERMRDPEVLALKARVRLVPDEELMRSPIPRQAIVEIATRDGRLLREHVVSVRGTPQNPMSNEEVEEKALDLMGPVYGAERAREIVERAQRLDEAGSVLDFVSLVRAA
- a CDS encoding ABC transporter substrate-binding protein; its protein translation is MTAFWSTIGWALAWMASLAAIAAAQEKAAERLRVGGGSASATQMSLWLAKEGGYYEKNGLNVEVISIPGSSLALQAMLSGEVPVIQAGGAGPIQAALSGTDTVIVATIAKKFTWWIFSQPNIQRMEDLRGRVFGTTRFGTQSDLASRIALRLHGIDPERDIVMVQTGGPAETVGAMLSGKVHAAAISPPATLQAKRVRLKELLDLSKLDVEYHVNGVVTTRRFLRTHEDVVRRFLRAYIEGAARGRRDKAFALKTMAKYFRTSDREVLEETYELILRNGFSIPPYPAGIANLLQELEKQFPKAKGAKPEEFYDSRLVKELEQSGFIKAVLATR